The window CTGAATCAGCGTGCGGTAGTCGGCTTCGTAGGTCTGCTCTACGACGAACGGTTCGGCCGGGACGAGATTTCCCAGCGATTCGTCGGGAAGTGAGAAACTGATGGAAGCGCTGCGCGGACCTCCCGAATCGTTCTCCTTCACGTCGAATGACAGCACTTTGTCTTCGAGCGCGATGTTCTCGATCCAGTCGGCCGACGCTCCCTCGTAGCTGGCGGTGCAGACCACGCCGGCGATCAGGCTTCCCAGATTGTGCTTCACCTCGCTCTTGACGGTCGAGGCTTTGCGTGTGGTCTTGACGCGGTCGGGCGAAAAGGTCATATACGCCTTTTCGGTCGATTGCGTGACGGTCAGCGTGACGGTGTGTTTCTTCTCTCTGGCATCGGTGTAGGTCAGCGTGATCGCGGCCTGACGCTTGCGCGGCGAGGTGTTCTCCAATGTGCTGAACGTGACGGCATCGGTGCCGATCTCCAGATTCTCGATCCACTCCTGGTCGGGCTCGGGCGTTTCGTCGTCGTCCTCGTCGGGAATGACCGAATAGGCGATCGAATCCCGGATCTGTCTGTAATTCTCCTTGAGGTTGTTCTCCAGCCCGATGCGGAGGTTCCACGGATTGCTGAACAGCTCGATGCGGCTCTCGTCGAGCGTCAGGACCGGGTCTTTCCCCTCCTGCGTCATGCGGATCGTCTGTTCCCGTCCGCCGCGGGTGAAGATGATCTCCACGGCGCGCAGCACGCCGTAGTTGGCCGAGTATTTGAACAGGACGGGGGTGTTGCCCGAACCGTTCAGGCGGTTGATCGTGGCCCAGTCCACATCTTCCGACAGACGGACCGACCACTCTCCGGTGGAGTAGATCCGTACCTGAGTGGAGCCGGCTTCCGCCGTCAGCGTATATGCGTTGGAGTCCACGTTCAGCGGGAGGTCCATGTCCGAATCCATCTCGCATCCGGTCAGCAGGAGCAGTGCCGTGACGAGGGGCAGGATGTCCGTGCGCCACGTTTTGTTGATGCTGTCTGTAAGGCTGTTTTTCATCGTTGTCGTGTTTTATTCGTTCCGGAAGCTACATGCCGTATTCGTTGTAGGCTTTGTTGTCGAGCGCGCCGCCCGAATAGACGACCTCCTTGTCGGGGATCGGATAGTATTCGTGGCAGGGAAGCATGTTCTCTTTCAGCGTGCTGTAATTGGTGTAGTCGTAGGTCATCTGATACCAGATTCCCCAGCGCACGAGGTCGAACTTGCGCTGGAACTCGCCCAGCAGTTCGCGGCCCCGCTCCTTCTGGATCTCCTCCATCAGCGACTCTATGTTCTTGAAGGTGTAGGGTGCGAGTCCGGCGCGCTCCTTGACCATGTTCAGGTAGCGGATTGACTCGTCGATGTTCTCCTGCTCGGCGTAGCATTCGGACATCATCAGAACGGCGTCGGCGTAGCGGAAGATTTTCTGGTTGTTGAAGTCCGCGGTGTTCTGCATGCCCGGGCACCAGAATTTCGGGCCCAGCCACGGGCGGGTTCCCACGTTGCTGAACGGTTTGCCGTCGTATTCCCAGGCCATGTTCAGCGTCTTGCGTTTATCATTGCCCTTTTTGGTCTGGAGTCCGTCGCAGAAATAGCTGTTGGGACGCATCGAGGTCCAGGTGGTCATTCCCGTACCCATTTCGGGAATCTCCACGCCGTCGTAAATGCCTTTGCCGTTGTGGCTCGGCGTGCAGATGGCTGCCACGTTGGTGGTGACGGCCAGTCCGCCTGCGGTGTAGGTGCGCTGCACCTCGAAGATCGACTCGGGGGTGTTCTTGTTGCGGAACATGATGTCTTCGAGCGGATATTGTTGCAGGTCGCCGTAGATCTTTTCCAGTTCGCCGAGCGCTTCGAGGGCGTCGTCCCAGCGGTGGTTCCATTGCGCGAGCTTGGCGATCATCATCCAGCCCATCGCGGCGCCCATGCGGTTGTCCGCCACCTCCGACGAACGCACCTGGTCCATGAAGGGCACGTAGCGCTTCAATTCGTCGATCAGGTAGTCGCGGGTATCCTTCGCCGGCATGCGGCCCAGGCGGGCGATCTCCATCATCACGCTGTTGTCCGCTACCTCTTTGGTGTAGAAGGGAACGTCGCCGAATACGCAGGTCAGCAGCCAGTAGTAGAACGAGCGGAGCACCATGCCTTCCGCCAGCAGCGGCTGCCTGTCGGCCTCCGACGCCTCCTCGATGTCGCTCAGGGGCGAGCGCTCGATGGCGGCGATGGTCGAATTGCAGTACATCACGCCCTTGTAGCATTGGGTCCATATCTTCGCGCCGTTGAGCGGTTTTGCGGGCGATATGTCGAGCTGGGCGTCCTTGGTTCCCGAGGTGATGTACATCAGGTCGGTGACGCCTTCGGTCATGATCAGGAAGCAGTAGTCGTAGATGCTGTTGATCGGGATGTAGCAGGCGTTCAGTCCCGCCAGACACTGCGCCCGGGTCTTGTAGTAGTCCTTGGGACCTACGAACGACGTGGGGTGTTCGTCCAGGTCGCACGCGCTGAACAGCAGGGCGGCGGTTGCCGTCGCGGCCAGCAGGTATTTTTTCAGGAAACGGTGTGTTCTCATCTTCTTTGACGGTATTAGTATCTGATCTGGAGGCTGAAAATGATGGTCCGGGGCTTGGGATAGGCTCCGATATCGACTCGGCGCAGGGCCGAGTTGGAGCTCGACGTTGAGACATCGGGGTCGAATCCGTTGTACTTTTTCCACAGATAGAGATTCTCGCCGCTGACGCTTATCCGGATGTCTTTCAGCCGGTTTTTAGTCGCCTTGCGCAGATCGAAAGTGTAGCTCGCTGAAATGTTTTTCAGTCGCAGGTACGAGGCGTCGTGCACCATGCGGTCGCTGGGAAGCGCGTCGTAGCTGCCGGCCATCGGGATATTCGAATCCGGGTTGCGCACCGGATGCCAGGCGTTCTGCATGTAGCGGTACTGGTTGGTGTAGGGCGATCCGTTGCCCATCCAGAGCTCCGCGACGTTGTAGATCTTGCCGCCGATCGAGTAGTTGAAATAGACGCCCAGCGTGAAGTTATGGATGTTGAACGTGTTCTGAATGCCGCCGTAGAGGTCCGGGTCGGCCGATCCGAGGTAGACCAGGTCGTCGTTGTTCAGCACGCCGTCGTGGTTGATGTCCTGATACCGGGCGTATCCGGGTTTGAACGTGGTCCCGCTGGCCGAAGCGTAGGCTTTGGTGATCTTGTTGCGCTCCACCTCCGCTTCGTTGTGCCATACGCCGCCGTAGCGGAATCCCCAGAGGGCGTTGAGCGTGTAGCCCTTTCTGTAACCGTACATCATGTAGGTCGTTCCCGACGACGAGGGCGACGAGTAGGCCGTTACGAAATCCTCCGAGGCGATGTCGTCCACCATCTGCTTGTTGCGCGAGAGGGTCAGCGACGTTGACCACTGGAATTTCGGACGGACGACGTTGCGGCTTTCGAACGTAAGTTCCCAGCCTTTGTTGGTGGTGCGTCCGGCGTTGGCGAAATAGTTGGTGTAACCCGTCTGCGAGGCCACCTGCACGGTCAGCAGCAGGTCGCGGGTCTTGATCAGATAGGCGTCGGCCGTCACGTTGAGCCGTCCCCCGAAGAGCGATACGTCGGCGCCGAGCGTGTATTGGTCGGAGGTCTCCCACGTCAGGTCGGGCGATGCGAGGCGCGACGGGTAGACCGCCAGCTGCTGCGTGCCGCCCAGCAGATAGCCGCTCGTCGAGTTGCCCACGGCGGCCAGCGAACGGTAGGCCGAGATGGCGTCGTTTCCGGTGCGTCCGAGGCTGGCGCGCAGGGCCAGTTCGTCGATCCATGCGGCCTTTTGCAGGAACTTTTCGTTGGCTATGTTCCACCGCACGGCCGCCGAGGGGAAGAACCCCCATTTCTTGTTGGCCGCGAAGTTCGAGGCGCCGTCGTAGCGGGCCGTGAACGTGACGTAGTAGCGCTCCTTGTAGTTGTAGTTCAGGCGTCCGAGCACCGACATCTTGGTCCAGTCGTTGTGGTTGGTGCTGATCGAGGTGTTCTGCTTGTCGGGAACGGCGGCCATGTTGTTCCAGGTCAGTTCGTCGAGCGTATAGCCGCGGCCCGTGATGCTCAGGTTGTTGTCGTATTTGACCTGCGCGGTGTAGCCGGCCAGGACATCGAAGTTGTGGCCGCTCCGGGGACGGATTTCGTAGTAGACCGTGTTTTCGTTCAGGAAACTCGTGTCGTCGTATTCGTCGCGCGAAGCGTAGCCGCCTTCGTTCTCCTTCTTGGCGGGCAGGTAGCCCGGTTCGTAGTAACGCCCGTGGCGCTGGTAGGAGTAGTAGGTGAACTGGCTGCGCAGCTTCAGCCCCTCGACGGGCGTGAATTCCACGAATCCGTTGTTGGTGAGCGATATGCGACGTGCGTTCTTGAGGCAGTGGTCGAGCATGATGCGCGGGTTGTTGAATTTCTGGCCCGAGTACCACAGGTCGTTCATGCTCGACGAGGGGTTGAGGAACGGGCTGAGGAAGACGGCCGCATTCCACCAGTTGGTTCCGCCGATCGTGGCCAGGTTCTCGTCCTGGTCGCGGTAGGTGTAGCTCAGATTCAGTCCGGCCTTGAACCATTTGGCGAACTCGTGGTCGATCTTGAAGCGTGCCGAATAGCGTTTCAGCCCGCTGTTGTCGATGATGCCCTGTGTTTCGTTGTAGCCGATCGAGGCGTAGTAGGAGCCCTTTCGGCTGGCTCCCGAAAGGGAGAGGTCGTAGTTCTGATAGAGCGCCGTGCGTGTGATCTCGTCGATCCAGTTCGTGCCCCTGCCTTTGGCTTCGGGATCGGGGTAGGGATATTTCGACATCGGCGAGTCGGGTTCGAGCTTCTCGCCGCTGTCGGCGCCTGCGAAGTGGTAGGCGTAGTCGTTACGGTAGCGGGCGAACTCCGTGGCGTCCATGATGTCGAGCCGGCGCGGGAGCTGCGAGAATCCCAGGTCGGTTTTGAAGGTGATGCTGGGGCGTCCGTCGATGCCGCGGCCCTTCTTGGTCGTGATGACG of the Alistipes senegalensis JC50 genome contains:
- a CDS encoding RagB/SusD family nutrient uptake outer membrane protein, encoding MRTHRFLKKYLLAATATAALLFSACDLDEHPTSFVGPKDYYKTRAQCLAGLNACYIPINSIYDYCFLIMTEGVTDLMYITSGTKDAQLDISPAKPLNGAKIWTQCYKGVMYCNSTIAAIERSPLSDIEEASEADRQPLLAEGMVLRSFYYWLLTCVFGDVPFYTKEVADNSVMMEIARLGRMPAKDTRDYLIDELKRYVPFMDQVRSSEVADNRMGAAMGWMMIAKLAQWNHRWDDALEALGELEKIYGDLQQYPLEDIMFRNKNTPESIFEVQRTYTAGGLAVTTNVAAICTPSHNGKGIYDGVEIPEMGTGMTTWTSMRPNSYFCDGLQTKKGNDKRKTLNMAWEYDGKPFSNVGTRPWLGPKFWCPGMQNTADFNNQKIFRYADAVLMMSECYAEQENIDESIRYLNMVKERAGLAPYTFKNIESLMEEIQKERGRELLGEFQRKFDLVRWGIWYQMTYDYTNYSTLKENMLPCHEYYPIPDKEVVYSGGALDNKAYNEYGM
- a CDS encoding SusC/RagA family TonB-linked outer membrane protein, which translates into the protein MKQYIIILILLVSGALTATPALAQKAGTKHTVTGKVTDQSGEPLIGATVLVTGTTIGASTNAAGEYTIQVPEGASLTFQYIGYEPKTEKVGSRTKIDVKLEQSKQTIDEVVVIGYGAVKKTDLTGSVANVKMSDIKDVPVVSVDQALQGRIAGADIMATTGEPGATTSIRIRGTRSISASNEPLIIVDGIIDAIHDLNDINSADIESISVLKDASSTAIYGARGSNGVIVITTKKGRGIDGRPSITFKTDLGFSQLPRRLDIMDATEFARYRNDYAYHFAGADSGEKLEPDSPMSKYPYPDPEAKGRGTNWIDEITRTALYQNYDLSLSGASRKGSYYASIGYNETQGIIDNSGLKRYSARFKIDHEFAKWFKAGLNLSYTYRDQDENLATIGGTNWWNAAVFLSPFLNPSSSMNDLWYSGQKFNNPRIMLDHCLKNARRISLTNNGFVEFTPVEGLKLRSQFTYYSYQRHGRYYEPGYLPAKKENEGGYASRDEYDDTSFLNENTVYYEIRPRSGHNFDVLAGYTAQVKYDNNLSITGRGYTLDELTWNNMAAVPDKQNTSISTNHNDWTKMSVLGRLNYNYKERYYVTFTARYDGASNFAANKKWGFFPSAAVRWNIANEKFLQKAAWIDELALRASLGRTGNDAISAYRSLAAVGNSTSGYLLGGTQQLAVYPSRLASPDLTWETSDQYTLGADVSLFGGRLNVTADAYLIKTRDLLLTVQVASQTGYTNYFANAGRTTNKGWELTFESRNVVRPKFQWSTSLTLSRNKQMVDDIASEDFVTAYSSPSSSGTTYMMYGYRKGYTLNALWGFRYGGVWHNEAEVERNKITKAYASASGTTFKPGYARYQDINHDGVLNNDDLVYLGSADPDLYGGIQNTFNIHNFTLGVYFNYSIGGKIYNVAELWMGNGSPYTNQYRYMQNAWHPVRNPDSNIPMAGSYDALPSDRMVHDASYLRLKNISASYTFDLRKATKNRLKDIRISVSGENLYLWKKYNGFDPDVSTSSSNSALRRVDIGAYPKPRTIIFSLQIRY